A window of the Angustibacter sp. Root456 genome harbors these coding sequences:
- a CDS encoding YrdB family protein yields MTTPEAMDHAQRPFDHVNLVLRFLLELVMFIGLAWAAAALVSGTWQSIAAAVLAPVVAIGVWGVLIAPGSRRRLPDPARLVVELLLFAGTGVVVAAAGLPAWGVALAVVAALNALVLRWRRI; encoded by the coding sequence ATGACGACGCCCGAGGCCATGGACCACGCTCAGAGGCCCTTCGACCACGTCAACCTCGTGCTGCGCTTCCTGCTCGAGCTGGTCATGTTCATCGGGCTCGCCTGGGCCGCGGCAGCGCTGGTGTCGGGCACCTGGCAGAGCATCGCGGCCGCCGTCCTGGCCCCGGTGGTGGCGATCGGCGTCTGGGGCGTGCTCATCGCGCCGGGCTCGCGTCGCCGGCTCCCGGACCCGGCGCGGCTGGTCGTCGAGCTCCTGCTCTTCGCGGGAACGGGTGTGGTGGTCGCCGCCGCCGGGCTGCCGGCGTGGGGAGTCGCCCTCGCCGTCGTCGCTGCCCTCAACGCCCTCGTGCTCCG